In Dehalococcoidia bacterium, one DNA window encodes the following:
- a CDS encoding VTT domain-containing protein → MLDLRRFVRPELLLPAALVIMLTAGAVVTYLLRSTLPWIDEDLEALRAWVLGLGAAGPAVVLVLSVLQIVIAPIPNSVVGYVAAYVYGFWGGLALTIIGGLLGASTALLLARKLGRPIVGRFANGAALAAIDRVGAARSPLVWIAVFLPPLGDALYYAAGFTAAPVRSILIGVLIGRLPQWIMLNLFGAAAEQYGAAAWIAGLAFGAALSLAYAIQQTWARSARRANSAR, encoded by the coding sequence GTGCTGGATCTCCGCCGATTTGTCCGTCCTGAGCTGCTGCTGCCGGCAGCCCTCGTGATCATGCTGACCGCCGGCGCGGTAGTCACCTATCTTTTGCGCAGCACTCTCCCCTGGATCGATGAGGACCTCGAAGCGCTGCGCGCTTGGGTGCTGGGGCTCGGCGCGGCGGGTCCCGCGGTCGTCCTCGTTCTCTCTGTTCTCCAGATCGTGATCGCCCCGATCCCGAACTCGGTCGTCGGCTATGTCGCGGCCTATGTCTACGGGTTTTGGGGCGGGCTCGCGCTGACGATCATCGGCGGCCTGCTCGGCGCCTCGACCGCACTCCTGCTCGCGCGCAAGCTCGGACGGCCGATTGTCGGCCGGTTCGCAAATGGCGCCGCGCTCGCCGCTATCGACCGCGTCGGCGCCGCCCGCTCGCCGCTCGTCTGGATCGCCGTCTTTCTTCCTCCTCTCGGCGACGCCCTCTATTACGCCGCCGGCTTCACCGCCGCGCCAGTCCGCTCCATTCTCATCGGCGTGCTGATCGGCCGGCTACCGCAGTGGATCATGCTCAATCTCTTTGGCGCCGCCGCCGAGCAGTATGGCGCGGCCGCGTGGATCGCTGGCCTCGCCTTTGGCGCCGCGCTCTCGCTCGCCTATGCGATCCAGCAGACGTGGGCGCGGTCTGCGCGGCGAGCAAACAGCGCCCGCTGA